In the Festucalex cinctus isolate MCC-2025b chromosome 10, RoL_Fcin_1.0, whole genome shotgun sequence genome, one interval contains:
- the LOC144027480 gene encoding mitochondrial coenzyme A transporter SLC25A42-like: MAHRMHDHQSRLPVAQAAVLTLPPSSQAKDLRPTWTALDSLLCGAFAGAVAKTVIAPLDRTKIIFQVSSNRFSAKEAFRVIYCSYVKDGLLSLWRGNSATMVRVMPYAAIQFCSHEQYKKVLGGHYGFQGKALPPLPRFLAGSLAGTTAAMLTYPLDMVRARMAVTAKEMYSNIMHVFVRISQEEGLKTLYRGFTPTILGVIPYAGITFFTYETLKKLHTEKTKRAQPYTVERLAFGACAGLIGQSASYPLDVVRRRMQTAGVTGTPCTTILGTMREIVSHEGIVRGLYKGLSMNWLKGPVAVGISFTTFDITHSLLVKVHQMGFFTH; encoded by the exons ATGGCCCACCGAATGCACGACCACCAAAGCCGCTTGCCAGTGGCCCAGGCCGCGGTTCTGACTCTGCCTCCTTCCAGccaagcaaag GACCTGAGGCCCACCTGGACGGCGTTGGACTCGCTACTGTGTGGGGCGTTCGCCGGAGCCGTCGCCAAAACCGTCATTGCACCCCTGGATCGCACTAAGATCATCTTTCAGG TGTCCTCAAACAGGTTTTCGGCAAAG GAGGCGTTCAGGGTCATCTACTGCTCGTATGTAAAAGATGGGCTGCTGAGCCTGTGGAGGGGCAACTCTGCCACCATGGTGAGGGTCATGCCGTACGCCGCCATCCAGTTTTGCTCCCACGAACAGTACAAAAAGGTGCTGGGGGGCCACTACGGCTTCCAGGGAAA AGCTCTTCCACCATTGCCGCGTTTCTTGGCCGGCTCGTTGGCGGGGACCACCGCCGCCATGCTGACATACCCGCTGGATATGGTGCGGGCCCGTATGGCGGTTACAGCCAAAGAAAT GTACAGCAACATCATGCACGTCTTTGTGCGCATTTCCCAAGAGGAAGGCTTAAAAACCCTCTACAGAGGCTTTACCCCCACAATTCTGGGCGTCATCCCCTACGCCGGCATCACATTCTTCACTTACGAGACCCTCAAGAAACTTCACACGG AAAAGACAAAACGAGCTCAGCCGTACACCGTGGAGCGTTTGGCCTTCGGCGCGTGCGCGGGCCTGATCGGACAGTCGGCCTCGTACCCTCTGGACGTGGTCCGCCGGCGCATGCAGACGGCCGGCGTCACGGGCACCCCCTGCACCACCATTTTGGGCACCATGCGCGAAATCGTGAGCCACGAGGGCATCGTGCGCGGACTCTACAAAGGCCTGAGCATGAACTGGCTCAAGGGGCCCGTCGCCGTCGGCATCAGCTTCACCACCTTCGACATCACGCACAGCCTGCTCGTTAAAGTGCACCAGATGGGCTTCTTCACCCACTGA
- the mau2 gene encoding MAU2 chromatid cohesion factor homolog, whose translation MASNVEAPERWYLALLGFAEHFRTSSPPKIRLCVHCLQAVFQFKPPQRIEARTHLQLGSVLYHHTKNSDLARSHLKEAWNISQQVPQFEDVKFEAASILSELFCQQNLVDSAKPLLRKAIQISQQTPYWHCRLLFQLAQLHTLEKDLVSACDLLGVGAEYARVVGSEYTRALFLLSKGMLLLMERKLGEVHPLLTLCGTIVENWQGNPIQKESLRVFFLVLQVTHYLDAGQVKSVKPCLKQLQQCIQTISTLHDDEILPTNPADLFHWLPKEHMCVLVYLVTVMHSMQAGYLEKAQKYTDKALMQLEKLKMLDCSPILSTFQVILLEHIIMCRLVTGHKATALQEISQVCQLCQQSPRLFTNHAAQLHTLLGLYCISVNCMDNAEAQFTTALRLTTHQELWTYIVTNLASVYIREGNRHQELYSLLERINPDHNFPVSSHCLRAAAFYIRGLLSFFQGRYNEAKRFLRETLKMSNAEDLNRLTACSLVLLGHIFYVLGNHRESNNMVVPAMQLASKIPDMSVQLWSSALLKDLNKALGNNIDAHEAAQMHQNFSQQLLQDHIAACSLPEHNLISWTDGPPPVQIQAQNGPTTSLASLL comes from the exons ATGGCGTCAAACGTAGAAGCCCCGGAGCGCTGGTACCTCGCCCTACTCGGCTTCGCGGAGCATTTCCGAACCTCCAGTCCGCCCAAAATACGCCTTTGCGTGCATTGTCTCCAGGCTGTGTTCCAGTTCAAGCCGCCACAGAGGATAGAGGCCCGCACGCATCTCCAGCTGGGCTCGGTTCTCTACCACCACACCAAGAACAGCGATCTGGCCCGTAGCCACCTGAAGGAGGCG TGGAACATTTCCCAGCAAGTTCCTCAGTTCGAAGATGTCAAGTTTGAGGCAGCAAGCATTTTATCGGAACTCTTTTGCCAACAG AATTTGGTGGACTCTGCAAAACCTCTTCTCCGCAAGGCCATCCAGATTTCTCAACAAACACCATATTGGCACTGCAGGCTGTTGTTCCAGCTGGCG CAACTTCATACACTGGAGAAAGACTTGGTGTCAGCATGCGACCTGCTGGGCGTTGGAGCGGAGTACGCTCGTGTGGTGGGCTCGGAATACACCAG GGCGTTGTTTCTCCTCAGTAAAGGCATG CTGCTGCTAATGGAGAGGAAGCTGGGCGAGGTTCATCCGCTGCTTACGCTGTGTGGAACCATCGTAGAGAACTGGCAGGGAAACCCTATCCAGAAGGAGTCCCTGAGGGTCTTCTTTCTGGTTCTACAGGTCACACATTACCTGGACGCTGGACAG GTGAAGAGTGTGAAGCCGTGTCTGAAGCAACTGCAGCAGTGCATCCAGACCATCTCGACACTCCACGATGACGAGATTCTTCCCACCAACCCCGCCGACCTCTTTCATTGGCTTCCGAAGGAGCACATGTGTGTCCTTGTTTATCTG GTGACAGTGATGCACTCCATGCAAGCGGGTTACCTTGAGAAAGCACAGAAGTACACAGACAAGGCGTTAATGCAACTAGAGAAATTAAAGA TGTTGGACTGCAGCCCCATCCTTTCTACCTTTCAAGTCATTCTACTGGAGCACATCATCATGTGCAGGCTCGTCACAGGCCACAAGGCCACTGCGCTACAGGAG ATCTCACAGGTGTGCCAGCTTTGCCAACAGTCTCCCAGGTTATTCACCAACCATGCTGCCCAGCTCCACACTTTATTG GGCCTCTACTGTATCTCGGTGAACTGCATGGATAACGCAGAAGCACAGTTTACCACGGCCTTGCGG CTTACCACACATCAGGAGCTGTGGACTTACATCGTCACCAATTTGGCCAGCGTTTACATTAGGGAAGGCAACAGACACCAAGAG TTGTACAGCCTCCTGGAGAGAATAAACCCAGACCACAACTTCCCAGTCAG CTCACACTGCCTCCGCGCCGCTGCTTTCTACATCCGGGGACTGCTGTCCTTCTTCCAAGGCCGCTACAATGAAGCCAa ACGCTTCTTGAGAGAAACCCTGAAGATGTCCAATGCCGAGGACCTGAACAGACTGACTGCTTGCTCGCTTGTTCTGCTGGGCCACATCTTCTACGTGCTGGGCAACCACAGA GAAAGCAACAACATGGTGGTACCGGCCATGCAGCTGGCCAGCAAGATTCCCGACATGTCTGTGCAGCTTTGGTCCTCCGCGCTGTTGAAAG ATTTGAACAAAGCGCTTGGGAACAACATAGATGCTCACGAAGCAGCTCAGATGCACCAGAACTTCTCCCAGCAGCTGCTACAGGACCACATCGCCGCCTGCAGCCTCCCCGAGCACAACCTCATCAGT TGGACTGACGGCCCTCCTCCTGTCCAGATCCAAGCACAGAACGGTCCCACCACCAGCCTCGCAAGCCTGCTATGA